The window AGTTCCTCGCCTTAATCAGGAAAGGGGTTGGGGAGGTTTTTTTTGATGGTCATCTCACAAAATTAAACGTGCTTATTCTTGAACCTTTGTAGAGACGCACTACATCACGTCTCTACAATTATTTTTGGAAATGTCTATCCAAATAATTGCTGTAATTGTGATTGCCAATCTGTTGTAGTATCTAAACTTGTAACATAGGCTTGTTCCTCCTCAGTGAAAGCTTCAGCCGCAGCTTGCTGTGAAGTTAATAAGTCGGCTGTAGCATCAGCAATATCACCTGTACGTTTATTAAGGCGATCGCGCAATACTTCCTCTGGCGCGGTGCAGTGTAAGATTTGTAGTGGTATTTGATGAGATTGAGCTAGAGTCATGGCATCTTTTCTCAAACTAAGGCGATCGTATTTCGCATCCAAAATCACCCTAAAACCTTGACTTGCAAGCTTAACACCCAATTCTAGTAAGCGCCCGTAAGTTTTCTGCGTCATTTCCGCAGTATAAAGATCTGAGTCACCTTTTTCTTTTAAACTTACACCGCCTAAATGTTTCCTTACTGCATCTGAGCGAATGTGAACTCCCTCAGTCAATCGAGCTACCTGCCGTGCTACCGTACTTTTACCAGCACCAGATAGTCCCGACATTAAAATCAAACGTCCTTGTTTTGGTTGAGTATATTCCCACGCTAACTTGTAGTATTCAGCCGCAGTTTTAGCAGCAGCATCTTTATCAGCTTGGGGAATAGCAGGATCATCTAATAAGAAAGAAGTTACTTTTGCCCGTACATAAGCCTGACGACTTAAGTATAAAGGTAACACTTGCAAACCTTCCCAATCACCTGTTTGCTCAATGTAGGTATTTAAAAAAGCATTACCTAAATCTTTACGTCCTCGCGCATCCAAATCCATCACAGCAAAGGCGACATCATACATGACATCGGCAAAACGAAATGGCTCATTAAATTCAATACAATCGAACAGTACAATCTGATCTTGCCAGCGACAAATATTTCTTAGATGTAAATCCCCGTGACATTCACGAATAAAGTTATTTTTTATCCTGCTATTTAAAAGCTCTTGCTTTTCAGCAAAGAAAGCATCGGTAAATTTTTGCGTTTCATCAAATTGCAATTGAGTTTGTGCAACACCGATATATTTTTCACTTTGCTGATAATTTTCGTCAAATGCCGCCCGTACTTGCGGAACTTCACCAAACTTGCTAATGTATTCATCTGTCTTTGCTTCCGCATGGAATCTTGCAACAATTCGTGCTAATTCCTCAATATCTTTTTCCTGAAGCTGTCCTTGCTCAAATAAATTGCTTAACAGCGATTCTTGAGGAAACTGAAGCATTTTTAAAACATATTCTACAGCTTCACCTGTGCTATCAAGTTGATATTGTTCACCTACTTGAGTAATTGGTAAAACCTCTAAATATAAATCCGGTGCAGTGCGTCGATTTAGTCTAATTTCTTCATGACAAAAATGTTGGCGTAACTCTAAAGTCGAGTAGTTTAAAAAACCAAAATTTACAGGTTTTTTGAGCTTATAAACATAATCCCCAGTTAACAGCACGTAGGAAACATGAGTTTGAATCAGCGTAATTGGTTCTTTAACATGATGAGGATAGAACCCTGGTTGCATCATCTGCTGAATTAAAGCGGGGAGAGAAGCATCTGTCATAAGTAAGTTAAAAGCTGTAAATCGACATACCATAGATTACTAGGTTATGGAATCATTTGACCATTTTTAATCAAATGCTTTAATTTCCACCGCTTCGTCACAGCTTTAATCGGCGTTCTAAAAAACAATCTAGTGCAGAATAACTTTAAATAAGATTTCGTTTTTAATTATGAACCAAAAAAGCGCGATCGCCATTAGCTGCCCAATCGTAGTTAAGCTGTTGTGTTTCGCGCATTTTATGTTTTAGGGAGAGAGAAGGGAGGAGAGAGGGTTATAGTGTTTGATAACTTTTCTCTGAATTAGAAAATGCACAAGTTTATTTGCGCGTTAGCTTACTAACTAAAATCGGCTTCAGCTAAGTTTAAGTTAATTTTTTTAAATTTCTTTCTCCTGCGGCATAACGCGTTAGCAAAGCTATCCGTACTGCTAGCGCAGAAAAATCGCGTAGCGACTCCAAAGGAGTAAGGAATCGCAGTTCATTAATATCGATCAAATTTTAGGTTTCATCATATTTTTTTTTAAGATAACTATGATATTACAAATCATGTTTTATCTCTAAAACAAAAAAACTAGGTGAATCCCCTAGTTTTAGATTAACTGAATATCTATTTAAAAAAATGCCTACTCAAAGGTTAATAATTGAGCAGC of the Oculatellaceae cyanobacterium genome contains:
- a CDS encoding AAA family ATPase, which translates into the protein MTDASLPALIQQMMQPGFYPHHVKEPITLIQTHVSYVLLTGDYVYKLKKPVNFGFLNYSTLELRQHFCHEEIRLNRRTAPDLYLEVLPITQVGEQYQLDSTGEAVEYVLKMLQFPQESLLSNLFEQGQLQEKDIEELARIVARFHAEAKTDEYISKFGEVPQVRAAFDENYQQSEKYIGVAQTQLQFDETQKFTDAFFAEKQELLNSRIKNNFIRECHGDLHLRNICRWQDQIVLFDCIEFNEPFRFADVMYDVAFAVMDLDARGRKDLGNAFLNTYIEQTGDWEGLQVLPLYLSRQAYVRAKVTSFLLDDPAIPQADKDAAAKTAAEYYKLAWEYTQPKQGRLILMSGLSGAGKSTVARQVARLTEGVHIRSDAVRKHLGGVSLKEKGDSDLYTAEMTQKTYGRLLELGVKLASQGFRVILDAKYDRLSLRKDAMTLAQSHQIPLQILHCTAPEEVLRDRLNKRTGDIADATADLLTSQQAAAEAFTEEEQAYVTSLDTTTDWQSQLQQLFG